The proteins below are encoded in one region of Apostichopus japonicus isolate 1M-3 chromosome 22, ASM3797524v1, whole genome shotgun sequence:
- the LOC139964212 gene encoding mediator of RNA polymerase II transcription subunit 27-like, whose product MAAVTKENVLMITSSIAAIQKLRTGVSKTFSHLNQGITASKDEGEAKKGFVKQFQEDLVGVKNSFDELETSIASLQPLKEAANMGNLGQISLDPVLDKTPIYPQVLQTYKWSTKLREHAQAADSILNRQAPKRTYGHISVLSKKRKTPPSSHTYNPVHVDKFFDTWQKNYTSVEVKRVQQSPNVFQVTLGRTLQVVLVLQSFIIERVIVRAHHEVILQVDGTLDLWTQSKYAVFRKITDHATSAMLNFHFMTMPELSVKSFMLWLNSYLRLFTMPCKKCGRILKGNMPPTWRDFVTLSALHESCRQ is encoded by the exons ATGGCTGCTGTCACGAAAGAAAATGTTCTCATGATAACGTCTTCAATTGCAGCAATACAGAAGTTACGAACTGGTGTTTCGAAAACTTTTTCTCATCTAAACCAGGGTATCACTGCTTCCAAAGATGAAGGAGAGGCGAAGAAAGGCTTTGTAAAGCAGTTTCAAGAAGATTTGGTCGGTGTCAAAAACAGTTTTGA tgagCTGGAGACATCCATTGCCTCTTTACAACCATTAAAAGAGGCAGCCAATATGGGAAACCTTGGTCAAATCAGCTTGGATCCAGTACTAGACAAGACTCCAATATATCCACAGGTGTTACAGACTTACAAGTGGTCTACAAAG CTTCGAGAACATGCACAGGCCGCTGACAGTATCCTGAACAGACAAGCACCTAAGAGGACCTATGGACACATCAGTGTACTTTCTAAGAAGAGGAAAACACCGCCATCCAGTCACACCTATAACCCTGT ACATGTTGACAAGTTTTTTGACACATGGCAGAAGAATTACACAAGTGTAGAGGTGAAAAGAGTTCAACAGTCACCTAATGTTTTTCAG GTTACTTTAGGAAGAACTTTACAGGTGGTCTTGGTACTTCAAAGTTTTATTATCGAACGAGTGATCGTTCGAGCCCACCATGAAGTCATATTACAGGTTGATGGCACC ttGGACCTTTGGACACAATCAAAGTATGCTGTCTTCAGAAAG ATAACAGACCATGCAACCTCTGCTATGcttaattttcattttatgaCCATGCCAGAATTATCAGTCAAGTCATTTATG TTGTGGCTCAACAGTTATTTAAGACTATTCACAATGCCTTGTAAGAAGTGTGGCAGAATTCTTAAAGGAAACATGCCTCCCACATGGAGGGACTTTGTTACTCTCTCAGCACTCCATGAGAGCTGTCGGCAATGA